One window from the genome of Paraclostridium sordellii encodes:
- a CDS encoding DMT family transporter, which produces MSLIWGSGFVYTQLGLNNGLTPFQLMTGRFFIGALLISVIFFKQIKKIDKKDIIPGVLLGGFLFVAFSFQTFGLQFTTSSKSAFLTASNVVIVPFIGCMLYKRKLDKISILSSLIALIGIGIISLETNFTIGIGDSLTLICAIGFAMHIFLTSQFTKKHNPIVLTCIQMITAFLLSLILQIIAGEVNADINISTMSSILFLGVFNTTICFLGQTICQTKVDETKTALILSTEAVFGMLFSVVIANEVITTKMIAGSLLIFIAIICAETKLKFLLKSGSYQNT; this is translated from the coding sequence GTGTCTTTAATTTGGGGTAGTGGATTTGTATATACACAGTTAGGATTAAATAATGGGCTAACTCCATTTCAGTTAATGACTGGAAGATTTTTCATAGGAGCACTTTTAATAAGTGTTATTTTTTTCAAACAAATTAAAAAAATAGATAAAAAAGATATTATTCCAGGTGTATTATTAGGAGGATTTTTATTTGTAGCATTTTCTTTTCAAACATTTGGGTTACAGTTTACAACCTCATCTAAAAGTGCTTTTTTAACAGCATCCAATGTAGTTATAGTACCATTTATAGGATGTATGTTATATAAGCGAAAACTAGATAAAATTAGTATTTTAAGCAGTTTAATAGCACTTATAGGAATTGGGATTATATCATTAGAAACTAATTTTACAATAGGAATTGGTGATAGTCTAACTTTAATATGTGCAATTGGATTTGCTATGCATATATTTTTGACAAGTCAATTCACAAAAAAACACAATCCAATCGTATTAACATGTATTCAAATGATAACTGCATTTTTACTTTCATTGATATTACAAATAATAGCTGGAGAAGTTAATGCAGACATTAATATATCAACTATGTCATCAATTTTATTTTTAGGTGTATTTAATACTACTATTTGTTTTTTAGGGCAAACAATATGTCAAACTAAAGTCGATGAAACTAAAACAGCGTTAATTTTATCGACAGAAGCTGTATTTGGAATGCTATTTTCAGTTGTAATAGCTAATGAAGTAATAACAACAAAGATGATAGCAGGTAGTTTATTAATTTTTATAGCAATTATTTGTGCAGAGACAAAATTAAAGTTTTTGTTAAAAAGTGGAAGTTATCAAAATACATAG
- a CDS encoding MFS transporter, whose protein sequence is MNFKEIFETYKGLEKEIYILFIGRIVNSLGAFVHPLMALILTQKIGMSVAEAGMFVTMLSVFQAPCMILGGKLADSIGRRKVIIIFQLMGAITLISCGFMKPSVLMAKLMILSSCFYSISSPAFEALNADITNIDNRKASYSLLYMGTNIGFCIGPIIGGLLYENYLPAIFIGDGITTLLALILIIIFVKEGIKNSSNDESTKCYKNDLESSVDGSVFKVLLKRPELLFFAMGILMYYFAYSQWGFALPIQVENVFLEDGAKFYGILGGVNGIIVIILTPVLTSITKKINILKVVSIGGVFYSIAFAMFGFANSYIIFIIGIIIMTIGEILITINQGTFIANNTPSSHRGRISSILPLISGFGFAVGPMIMGDIIEKYNSLTGWIIISIISFIGVSIMIFLEKFTKIKN, encoded by the coding sequence ATGAATTTTAAAGAAATATTTGAGACTTATAAAGGGTTAGAAAAAGAAATATATATATTATTTATTGGAAGGATTGTAAATAGCTTAGGAGCATTTGTACACCCATTAATGGCCTTGATTTTAACTCAGAAAATAGGAATGTCAGTTGCAGAAGCAGGTATGTTTGTAACTATGTTATCTGTATTTCAGGCACCATGCATGATATTAGGGGGTAAACTAGCAGACAGCATAGGAAGAAGAAAAGTAATAATAATATTTCAATTAATGGGAGCTATAACATTAATTTCTTGTGGATTTATGAAGCCATCAGTTTTAATGGCAAAATTAATGATATTATCATCTTGTTTTTACTCTATATCTTCTCCTGCATTTGAAGCTTTAAATGCAGATATAACGAATATAGATAATAGAAAAGCATCATATTCTTTGCTTTATATGGGTACTAATATAGGTTTTTGTATAGGGCCAATAATCGGTGGACTTTTATATGAAAATTATTTGCCTGCAATATTTATCGGAGATGGAATAACAACTTTACTAGCTTTAATATTAATAATAATATTTGTTAAAGAAGGTATTAAAAATAGCAGTAATGATGAAAGTACAAAATGTTATAAAAATGATTTAGAAAGTAGTGTTGATGGATCTGTTTTTAAAGTTCTTTTAAAAAGGCCAGAACTTTTATTTTTTGCTATGGGAATTCTTATGTATTACTTTGCTTATTCACAGTGGGGATTTGCTTTACCTATTCAAGTTGAAAATGTTTTCTTAGAAGATGGAGCTAAGTTTTATGGGATTTTAGGGGGGGTAAATGGGATTATTGTAATAATATTAACCCCAGTACTAACATCTATAACAAAAAAAATTAATATATTAAAAGTTGTATCGATAGGTGGGGTATTTTATTCAATTGCATTTGCTATGTTTGGATTTGCAAATAGTTATATTATATTTATCATAGGGATAATAATAATGACTATAGGAGAGATACTAATAACTATAAATCAAGGAACCTTTATAGCAAATAACACTCCCTCATCTCATAGAGGAAGAATTAGCTCTATACTACCTTTAATATCAGGTTTTGGGTTTGCAGTTGGGCCTATGATTATGGGAGATATTATAGAGAAGTATAATTCTTTAACAGGATGGATTATAATTTCTATTATATCTTTTATTGGAGTATCAATAATGATATTTTTAGAAAAATTTACAAAAATAAAAAATTAA
- a CDS encoding ABC transporter ATP-binding protein: MKGKIESRFTPKKKPKDLKKTLTRLFKYFKGEKGIILSIFLLVLLDSFIVIIIPLLIGKSIDLIDLNNTKKSIMILVLVTLLLCYIIDSIVNLFKEFLIVDMSQRVVRNLRNSVFEKLQNLSISYFDSKEKGDLMSRISNDVDNISSGISSSIVQIITSTITILGTLIMMYILSPILTLISIITMPLIIILSKTIAKRSKKYFKSQQLELGRLNSHIEEDVRNINIVKSFNYEESAILKFDEINNNLFKAALKAQVYSSLLMPMMNVITNVAFTTISIVGSYLSIKNLITIGTIATFLSYTKQFTRPLNELANLFNTFQISIVGCERIFEILDEKKHIMKDIGTINASDIKGNIQFKNVYFKYENGKNVLNNVNLTIEHGTSNAIIGTTGSGKTTIINLINRLYEDYEGSILLDNIEIKEYGKQSFLDAFSVVSQDIYLFKGTILENIRYSKLNASKEEIIEACKIANAHEFIKNLKNKYDTYINEGGDNLSIGQKQLISIARAILKNPDILILDEATSSIDTNTERKVQDAIKNIMKNRTSIIIAHRLSTIKYCDNIIVLDKGKIIESGSHKELMQNKGIYYDSILATIGKT, from the coding sequence ATGAAAGGAAAAATAGAGTCAAGATTTACTCCTAAAAAAAAACCAAAGGATTTAAAAAAAACACTAACGAGATTATTTAAATATTTTAAAGGGGAAAAAGGTATAATTTTATCTATATTTTTGTTAGTACTTTTAGATAGCTTTATAGTTATAATCATACCTTTATTAATAGGTAAAAGTATTGATTTAATAGATTTAAATAATACTAAAAAATCTATTATGATTTTAGTATTAGTCACATTATTACTTTGCTATATAATAGATTCTATTGTAAATTTATTTAAAGAATTTTTAATAGTTGATATGTCACAACGAGTTGTAAGAAATTTAAGAAACTCTGTATTTGAAAAATTACAAAACCTTTCTATATCTTACTTTGACTCTAAAGAAAAAGGTGATTTAATGAGTAGAATAAGTAATGATGTAGATAATATTAGCAGTGGAATCTCAAGTTCTATAGTCCAAATAATAACATCAACTATAACTATTTTAGGAACACTTATAATGATGTATATATTAAGTCCTATTTTAACACTAATAAGCATAATAACTATGCCTTTAATTATTATACTCAGTAAAACAATAGCTAAAAGAAGTAAAAAATATTTTAAATCACAACAATTAGAATTAGGAAGATTAAATTCACATATAGAAGAAGATGTAAGAAATATAAATATAGTTAAATCTTTTAACTATGAGGAAAGTGCAATTTTAAAATTTGATGAAATTAATAATAACTTATTTAAAGCAGCTTTAAAAGCACAAGTTTATAGTTCGTTATTAATGCCTATGATGAATGTTATTACTAATGTAGCCTTTACTACAATTTCTATTGTAGGATCTTATTTATCCATTAAAAATTTAATTACAATAGGAACTATTGCGACTTTTTTAAGTTATACTAAACAATTTACAAGACCATTAAATGAATTAGCGAACTTATTTAATACATTTCAAATTTCTATTGTTGGATGCGAAAGGATATTTGAAATTTTAGATGAAAAAAAACATATAATGAAAGATATTGGAACTATAAACGCAAGTGATATAAAAGGAAATATACAGTTTAAAAACGTATATTTTAAATATGAAAATGGAAAAAATGTATTAAATAATGTTAATTTAACTATAGAACATGGAACGAGTAATGCAATAATAGGAACTACAGGAAGTGGAAAAACTACAATTATAAATTTAATAAATAGATTATATGAAGATTATGAAGGATCTATATTACTAGATAATATAGAAATTAAAGAATATGGAAAACAAAGTTTTTTAGATGCGTTTTCTGTAGTATCTCAAGATATATATTTATTTAAGGGAACTATTTTAGAAAATATTAGATATTCTAAATTAAATGCAAGTAAAGAGGAAATTATAGAAGCTTGTAAAATAGCCAATGCACATGAATTTATAAAAAATCTTAAAAATAAATATGATACATATATAAATGAAGGTGGAGATAATCTAAGTATAGGCCAAAAACAATTGATAAGTATTGCAAGAGCTATTTTAAAAAATCCAGATATACTAATACTTGATGAGGCTACTAGTAGCATTGATACAAATACAGAAAGAAAAGTACAAGATGCTATTAAAAATATAATGAAAAATAGAACAAGTATAATAATTGCACACAGATTAAGTACTATTAAATATTGTGATAATATTATAGTATTAGATAAAGGAAAGATTATTGAAAGTGGATCACATAAAGAATTAATGCAAAATAAAGGAATATACTATGATAGTATACTTGCTACTATTGGCAAAACTTAG
- a CDS encoding flavodoxin domain-containing protein, with product MSNKIAVIYKTKYGSTKKYSGWIALNLDADLYEVSDIRSKHLKEYDIIIFGGGLYRGKINGINFIDDNFEKLKNKEVYIFTVGMENINEDRKSKIIENNLKNIKLNKSRLYNFKGEFEYKNLNFIDKILMKGLKSVIEKKGIKNLTEEDKYILEGFNNKVDLSNKKSIKILIEDINKCQKC from the coding sequence ATGAGTAATAAAATTGCCGTTATATATAAAACTAAATATGGAAGTACTAAAAAGTATTCTGGATGGATAGCATTGAATTTAGATGCAGATTTATATGAAGTTTCAGATATAAGATCAAAGCATTTAAAAGAATACGACATAATCATATTTGGAGGAGGATTATATAGAGGTAAAATCAATGGAATAAACTTTATAGATGACAATTTCGAAAAACTAAAAAATAAAGAAGTTTATATTTTCACAGTTGGTATGGAAAATATAAATGAAGATAGAAAAAGTAAAATTATAGAAAATAATTTAAAAAACATTAAACTAAATAAAAGTAGGCTTTATAACTTTAAAGGAGAATTTGAATATAAAAATTTAAACTTTATAGATAAAATTTTAATGAAAGGTTTAAAAAGTGTAATAGAGAAAAAAGGTATTAAAAATCTAACAGAAGAAGATAAATATATACTCGAGGGATTTAACAATAAAGTTGATTTGTCAAATAAAAAATCAATAAAGATATTAATTGAAGATATAAACAAATGTCAAAAATGCTAA
- the yiaY gene encoding L-threonine dehydrogenase, with translation MSYAFFMPNISLMGPGCVKKISEEINSRGLKKALIVCGKRSSKSEEFKGVTDLLEENNINYVVYPGSQPNPTVKNVMDGVEILKENDCDFVISYGGGSPHDCAKGIALVATNGGNIKDYEGINKSKKPQLPLISINTTAGTASEMTVFSIITDEDRHVKMAIVDKNVTPILAVNDPELMVSMPKSLTAATGMDALTHAVEAYVSTAATPVTDACAQKAIELISQHLRDAVEDGTNMEARDMMAYAEYLAGMAFNSASLGYVHAIAHQLGGFYNLPHGVCNAILLPEVQEFNSRVSSNKLKDIAKFMGVDTSNMSDEEGAKSCINAIRKLSSDVGIPSGLKELGVKVEDFDTLADNALKDACGLTNPIKATHQDVKEILSKAMGKEPELA, from the coding sequence ATGAGTTATGCATTTTTTATGCCAAACATAAGTTTAATGGGACCAGGATGTGTTAAGAAAATATCAGAGGAGATAAATTCAAGAGGTCTTAAAAAAGCCTTAATAGTATGTGGTAAAAGATCTTCAAAAAGTGAGGAGTTTAAAGGGGTAACTGATCTTTTAGAAGAAAATAATATAAATTATGTAGTTTATCCAGGATCACAACCAAATCCAACTGTAAAAAATGTAATGGATGGAGTTGAAATTTTAAAAGAAAACGATTGTGACTTTGTAATATCTTATGGAGGAGGTTCTCCACACGATTGTGCAAAGGGGATAGCCTTAGTTGCTACAAATGGAGGAAACATAAAAGATTATGAAGGAATAAATAAATCTAAAAAACCTCAACTTCCATTAATATCAATAAATACTACAGCAGGTACTGCATCCGAGATGACTGTTTTCTCAATAATAACAGATGAAGATAGACATGTAAAAATGGCTATAGTTGATAAAAATGTTACACCAATACTTGCAGTAAATGATCCAGAATTAATGGTTAGTATGCCAAAATCACTTACAGCAGCAACTGGTATGGATGCATTAACTCATGCAGTTGAAGCTTATGTATCAACAGCTGCTACCCCTGTAACTGATGCATGTGCTCAAAAGGCTATAGAGCTTATAAGTCAACATTTAAGAGATGCTGTAGAAGATGGAACTAATATGGAGGCTAGGGATATGATGGCCTATGCTGAATATTTAGCAGGTATGGCATTTAACTCAGCTTCACTTGGATATGTCCATGCAATAGCTCATCAACTTGGAGGCTTCTATAATCTTCCTCATGGAGTATGTAATGCGATTTTACTGCCAGAAGTTCAAGAGTTTAACTCTAGAGTAAGTAGTAATAAGCTTAAAGATATTGCTAAGTTTATGGGAGTAGATACAAGTAATATGAGTGATGAAGAAGGTGCAAAATCTTGTATAAATGCTATAAGAAAATTATCAAGTGATGTAGGTATTCCATCAGGTTTAAAAGAATTAGGTGTGAAAGTAGAAGATTTTGATACTTTGGCAGATAATGCACTTAAAGATGCTTGTGGATTAACAAACCCAATAAAAGCAACTCATCAAGATGTAAAAGAGATATTAAGTAAAGCTATGGGAAAAGAACCTGAATTAGCTTAA
- a CDS encoding MogA/MoaB family molybdenum cofactor biosynthesis protein, translating into MFNVSIITLSDKGSKGEREDITGEKLIKFINNTKDYKVKYYNMIPDDKELLKSEIIKLCNSNIDLILTNGGTGFSKRDVTPEATKEVIEREIPGISEYIRMESSKIVKRAILSRGISGIRNNTVIINLPGSPKGAIESIEFVIDIIGHGIEILKGEAVECANDRPV; encoded by the coding sequence ATGTTTAATGTTTCTATTATAACTTTAAGTGATAAGGGTTCTAAGGGAGAACGAGAAGATATAACAGGAGAAAAACTTATTAAATTTATAAATAATACTAAAGATTATAAAGTAAAATACTATAATATGATACCAGATGATAAAGAATTACTTAAATCAGAAATTATAAAATTATGTAATTCTAATATAGATTTAATACTTACAAATGGAGGTACAGGCTTTTCAAAAAGAGATGTAACTCCTGAAGCTACAAAGGAAGTTATAGAAAGGGAAATACCAGGAATTAGTGAGTATATAAGAATGGAGTCATCCAAAATAGTAAAAAGAGCTATATTAAGCAGAGGTATTAGTGGAATAAGAAATAATACGGTAATAATAAATTTACCAGGTAGTCCAAAAGGAGCTATAGAAAGTATAGAATTTGTTATAGATATAATTGGACATGGAATTGAAATTTTAAAAGGTGAAGCGGTGGAGTGTGCAAATGATAGACCAGTTTAA
- the moaA gene encoding GTP 3',8-cyclase MoaA, translated as MIDQFNREIDYLRISLTDKCNLRCIYCMPEDVENNYKINQMDVEEYKTIIRVFSKAGIKKIRFTGGEPLVYKHLEELIEYTKTICNIENICMTTNGIGLLEKIEDLTKKGLNSINISLDSLNEYKYKQITGGGNLNKVLKSLEKCIDLGLKVKINCVLIKGINDDELNDFINLAKKKDIDIRFIELMPLGEGVKFFQDGYINLNETLAKFRNLDPIKVNEKSVAQYYKIENSKGRIGIITPMSCSFCESCNRIRLTSNGSIKLCLHSNEEISIKEYLKDENKFLEFINKIIYNKPEKHNLIKNEKSDTKRNMYQIGG; from the coding sequence ATGATAGACCAGTTTAATAGAGAAATTGACTATTTAAGAATTTCTTTAACAGATAAGTGTAATTTAAGGTGTATTTACTGTATGCCTGAAGATGTAGAAAATAATTATAAGATTAATCAAATGGATGTTGAAGAATATAAAACTATAATAAGAGTATTTTCTAAAGCAGGAATAAAAAAGATAAGATTTACAGGTGGAGAACCATTAGTATATAAACATTTAGAAGAACTTATAGAGTATACAAAAACAATTTGTAACATAGAAAACATATGCATGACAACAAATGGAATAGGGCTTTTAGAAAAAATTGAGGATTTAACTAAAAAAGGATTAAATAGCATTAATATAAGTTTAGATTCTCTAAATGAATATAAATATAAACAAATAACTGGTGGAGGTAACTTAAATAAAGTTTTAAAGTCTTTAGAAAAATGTATAGATTTAGGTTTGAAAGTTAAAATTAATTGTGTATTAATAAAAGGAATCAATGATGATGAATTAAATGATTTTATAAATTTAGCAAAGAAAAAAGATATTGATATAAGATTTATAGAATTGATGCCACTTGGAGAAGGAGTTAAATTTTTTCAAGATGGATATATAAACTTAAACGAAACTTTAGCTAAATTTAGAAATCTAGATCCTATTAAAGTTAATGAAAAAAGTGTAGCTCAATATTATAAAATAGAAAATAGTAAAGGAAGAATAGGAATTATTACTCCTATGAGTTGTTCTTTTTGTGAAAGTTGTAATCGCATAAGACTAACATCAAATGGTAGTATTAAATTGTGTCTACATTCAAATGAGGAAATAAGTATAAAAGAGTATTTAAAAGATGAAAATAAATTCTTAGAATTTATAAATAAAATCATTTATAATAAACCAGAAAAACATAATTTAATAAAAAATGAAAAAAGTGATACTAAAAGAAATATGTATCAAATTGGAGGTTAA
- a CDS encoding M55 family metallopeptidase — MKIYISADIEGTCGIVNWEETNLNSSLGKYHQIQMSKEVGCACEGANDLNCDYILVKDAHGSARSIQHSYLPKNTELLRGWANNPHIMMAGISNDFDATLFIGYHSGGGKNGNPLAHTMNHSKYDYIKINDTIASEFTINAYTSAYYNVPVAFLSGDELLCKSAKDLNPNIVTVPVSKGIGNASISIHPDLALEKIRIGVKEALSGDISRHLIKLPTVFVIEIKFKNHFDAYKASFYPGCKLINSSTILFETNNYYEFLRMFLFI, encoded by the coding sequence ATGAAAATATACATAAGTGCTGATATAGAGGGAACATGCGGAATTGTAAACTGGGAAGAAACTAACCTTAATTCAAGCTTAGGAAAGTATCATCAAATACAGATGTCTAAAGAGGTGGGATGTGCTTGTGAAGGTGCCAATGACTTAAACTGTGATTATATACTAGTAAAAGATGCTCATGGAAGCGCACGAAGTATTCAACATTCTTATCTTCCTAAAAATACTGAACTACTAAGGGGTTGGGCAAATAATCCACATATTATGATGGCTGGTATAAGTAATGATTTTGATGCTACTTTATTCATAGGCTATCACAGTGGTGGTGGTAAAAATGGAAATCCTCTTGCTCATACTATGAACCATTCAAAATATGACTACATAAAAATTAATGATACTATAGCCTCTGAATTCACAATAAATGCTTATACTAGTGCCTACTATAATGTTCCCGTAGCATTTTTAAGCGGAGACGAACTACTTTGTAAAAGCGCAAAAGATTTAAACCCCAATATAGTAACAGTTCCTGTTTCTAAAGGAATCGGTAATGCATCTATTTCTATACATCCTGATTTAGCTTTAGAAAAGATTAGGATTGGAGTTAAAGAAGCCTTATCTGGAGATATATCTAGGCATTTAATAAAACTTCCTACAGTTTTTGTTATCGAAATAAAATTTAAAAATCATTTTGATGCTTACAAAGCTTCATTTTATCCAGGATGTAAGTTAATTAATAGTTCAACAATTTTGTTTGAAACAAATAATTACTATGAATTTTTAAGAATGTTTTTATTTATTTAG
- a CDS encoding S66 peptidase family protein produces MIFPKKLEKGDTIGIISPSSPYKPKSKDSLYEELDEVKKTIESFGYEVKLGETCYLNYKGYLAGDDEKRVKDIEFMFNDRNINGILCLRGGYGTPRILDKINYDIIRNNPKVFIGYSDITALHIAFNQKCNLVTYHGIMASTSPNWDEFTYKSFIDMINMEDKLELKNPDNEKIYTITNGQARGKIVGGNLSLIASTIGSEYEIDVKNKILFIEEIGENIYKLDRMLTQLELSGKFEQCSGIIFGDFEKCEKENEDDFNIYDLLIDKVKNYKKPCIYNLQSGHCKSMISMPLGVDCFLDASNKEIILTK; encoded by the coding sequence ATGATATTTCCAAAAAAGTTAGAAAAGGGAGATACAATTGGAATTATATCACCATCTAGTCCATATAAACCAAAGTCAAAAGATTCATTATATGAAGAGTTAGATGAAGTAAAAAAAACTATTGAAAGTTTTGGATATGAAGTAAAATTGGGAGAAACATGTTATTTAAACTATAAGGGATATTTAGCAGGAGATGATGAAAAAAGGGTTAAAGATATTGAATTTATGTTTAATGATAGAAATATTAATGGAATTTTATGCCTTAGGGGCGGATATGGAACTCCTAGGATACTTGATAAAATAAATTACGACATTATAAGAAATAATCCAAAGGTTTTTATAGGATATTCAGATATAACAGCACTTCATATAGCATTTAATCAAAAATGCAATCTAGTAACATATCATGGTATTATGGCTTCAACTTCACCTAATTGGGATGAATTTACTTATAAATCATTTATTGACATGATAAATATGGAAGATAAATTAGAGTTGAAAAATCCTGATAATGAGAAAATATATACAATAACAAATGGGCAGGCTAGAGGTAAAATAGTAGGAGGAAATTTATCTTTAATAGCAAGTACTATAGGAAGTGAGTATGAAATAGACGTAAAAAATAAAATTTTATTTATAGAAGAAATCGGTGAAAATATTTATAAATTAGATAGAATGCTAACACAATTGGAACTGTCTGGAAAATTTGAACAGTGTAGCGGAATTATTTTTGGAGATTTTGAAAAGTGTGAGAAAGAAAATGAAGATGACTTTAATATATATGATTTATTAATAGATAAAGTTAAAAACTATAAAAAACCATGTATATATAATTTACAATCTGGACATTGTAAATCTATGATTAGTATGCCCTTAGGTGTAGATTGTTTTTTAGATGCTAGTAATAAAGAGATAATATTAACAAAATAA
- the alr gene encoding alanine racemase, whose translation MTLLRHTHVEIDLSKINHNINEIKNFINDETKLAMVIKANAYGHGAIEMCKNINLKNIDYICVATLSEALELRENNVKLPILVMGDIPKEHFNLALKNDITITVFLLEQAYKIDEESKRLNKKGKIHIKIDTGFNRLGFKLDDSIDELKLIFSLENLYIEGIYSHLALVDKKMDYIQFNRFNNIIDKISKYKNIPIKHICDSIGMVAYKNFHMDMVRVGASIYGYNSRESSLNLQESITFKSKIVQIKKVYKGEGIGYDYSYISDKDKYIGIIPCGYADGILRQLSNKGYVMVNNKQCDILGKICMDQMVIDLSNLDKKDYDKDVIFYGENGPSILEIASLCNTNRNEIMSLISKRVERVYKK comes from the coding sequence ATGACTCTTCTAAGACATACACATGTTGAAATTGATTTAAGTAAAATAAATCATAATATAAATGAGATAAAAAATTTTATAAATGATGAAACTAAATTAGCAATGGTAATAAAAGCTAATGCTTATGGACATGGAGCTATCGAAATGTGTAAAAATATTAACCTTAAAAATATAGATTATATATGTGTTGCTACATTAAGTGAAGCCTTAGAACTTAGAGAAAATAATGTAAAACTTCCTATTTTAGTTATGGGTGATATACCAAAAGAGCATTTTAATCTAGCTTTAAAAAATGATATAACAATAACTGTTTTTTTATTAGAGCAAGCTTATAAAATAGATGAAGAAAGTAAAAGATTAAATAAAAAAGGGAAGATCCATATAAAGATAGATACTGGATTTAATAGATTAGGTTTTAAACTAGATGATAGCATAGATGAATTAAAATTAATATTTAGTCTAGAAAATTTGTATATAGAAGGGATTTATTCACATTTAGCACTTGTAGATAAAAAAATGGATTATATACAATTTAATAGATTTAACAATATTATAGATAAAATTTCTAAATACAAAAATATTCCTATAAAACACATTTGTGATAGTATTGGAATGGTTGCATACAAAAATTTTCATATGGACATGGTTAGAGTAGGAGCTAGCATATATGGATATAACAGTAGAGAATCTAGCTTGAATTTACAAGAATCAATAACTTTTAAATCTAAAATAGTTCAAATAAAAAAAGTCTATAAAGGGGAAGGAATAGGATATGATTACTCTTATATATCTGATAAAGATAAATACATTGGGATAATACCATGTGGATATGCAGATGGTATTCTAAGGCAATTATCAAATAAAGGTTATGTAATGGTTAATAATAAACAATGTGATATCTTAGGAAAGATTTGTATGGATCAAATGGTGATTGATTTAAGTAATTTAGATAAGAAGGATTATGATAAAGATGTGATTTTTTATGGCGAAAATGGGCCCAGTATTTTAGAAATAGCTAGCTTGTGCAATACGAATAGAAATGAAATAATGAGCCTTATATCTAAAAGAGTAGAGAGGGTATATAAAAAATAG